From the genome of Alicyclobacillus sp. SO9:
CCTGATGAGTATCGCAGCGATTGTTGGGAGCTTGGAACTCGCAAGAATTACGATACCATCCCCGTTAGCTCCCTTGGAGAGTGTTTTTGAGCCCATCGGGAAAATGTTGCTTCCGTGAGGTGGCACAAACGAAAACAGATTGGCTACAATGAACGATACTGAGGTGAAGAGTTATGGAAGGTAAATCATCAGCTGAATCAAGAATTACAAAAACCAGCAACGTGTTTCCCAACGATCTAAATAACAACAACACTCTATTTGGCGGGAAGCTGATGTCGTACATTGACGATGTTGCTTCGCTGTCTGCAATTCGCCATGCCAGATCGTCTGTGGTAACAGCATCGATGGACTCCGTGGATTTTCTACTGCCCATTCGACAAGAAGACAGCGTCTGTCTCGAAGGTGTAGTTACATGGACCGGCAAGACATCCATGGAGGTGTTCGTTAAGGTTGTAGCGGAGAACCTGTATACGGGGGACCGACGCATTGCTGCCACGTCTTTTAGCACGTTCGTGGCCCTTGACGAAAACGGAAGACCCAAGACAGTTCCTCCGGTTCTTCCCGAAAATGATGAGGAAAAATCTCTGTATAATACTGCTCCCGACAGAGCGAAGACGCGCAGGGAGAAGCGCCGGCAAAGCCAGGAGTTAGCCGGAAAACTGACGACAAAAAAGCGATGGGAATAGGGAATTAAAGGGTAAATTGGCACCGAGAATCATCACTGCACGTGGGCAATGGCGATACACAGGAGTCGGCTTGCACCCGCATCCATCAAGACTTTGGTGCAAGCCTCTAGTGTAGCTCCCGTTGTCACGACATCGTCGATTATAAGGATGTTTTTACCGTGCAAGGGTCTGGTGCTGCTTTCGAACTGAAGTGTCCCCTCCTCGGTACCTGTCCATTTCTCACAGGTGTGCGAGGGGGGCAGATGACAGGACTGTAACGCATCAGCTTTGTTCTCGTCTCGAAGCATAAACTGCCCTTGCAGACTCTGCCTTCGTTGTCTCGCACTCTTTGCAGTTTGGGACTGGGTAAAAGCCGCGGCATTGACACCATCGGGGGTACCCGAGGCAGAGAACCGCCGAGACAATAGTTCCTTAAATGGAGTTTCGAAGTGCTTGGAGAGTTCCTCCGCCAACAGACCAACATGGTGATACCCGCGTTTCTTTAGCCTGTCTGGTGAGGTCGGCACGCAGGTTATCACATCCCAATCTGTTCCGGCATGTATTTCAGACTCTTGCACAGCGGCAGCAATCAGGTAAGCCAAATATCCTGTAAATTCAACACGTCCATCGTACTTCCAATGGCGAATGGTATCGCGGATGATGCCTTCGTAGGTTGCTGCACAGAAAATCGGTACAGCCGCAAACTCATCATGCCTGTTGTAGATATGTAGACTGCCGTTCCATCTCTGATAGGAGAACATCCGAGCATCCTGTAAACAAAAGAGGCACACACCTTGCAAAGTGTGTGCCCTTTCAGCTTCCTCGCTATCTCTCTGCTCCGTTCGCCGCTCCTGATGTTCACCGATGGGGCGTTGGCAGAGTGCGCAAGCAACACGTGAATCCGGATAGACCACGTTGAGAAGTTGCTGCCAGCGGCGTTTAAGACGAAAGATGACCGTATACAGCCTTACTGGCGGAACTGTCCGGCGAGTCATCCATTGCACAGCGCGTCGGAGACCTGTTCGCCGTCTTGTTCGTCTCTGTGTCATTGACGATTTATAAGCCTGTCAGGGTAATAGACGATAGCAATCAGGCCGGGCCCGGTGTGCGTACCAATGACTGGCCCCAATTCACTGATCTCCGTCTTCACGTTCGGATATTTTTCTGTGATTTCGCTGCGAAACGTCTTCGCTTCATCCAACCGGCCAGAGTGCACAACGCAGAGGTTAATCGGGTCTCCAGAAGCTGCATCATTATGCAACAACTGTCTAACCCGTTCCATGGCTCGGCGATGCGTACGGACCTTCTCAAACAGGTCAATGCGCCCGTCTATGACGGTGAGAATTGGCTTTATTTGAAGCAATGCGCCGAACACAGCCGCAGCACCGCCAATGCGTCCTCCCTTATGAAGGTATTCAAGCGTATCAACAACAAAGAAGGCTCGTTGTCCAGCCAATTCTTCTTCCCACATGGCGACGATTTCTTCAACCGTTCCACCGCTCCGAGCCAACTTGACGCCATCCATTAAAGGACCTGCGATTCCATAGCTTGCAATGCCCGAGTCAACGACCGTAATTCGATTTCCACTTACCATTTCGGCGGCCGTCTTTGCGGATTGGTAAGTACCGCTGAGTTTTGAGGAAAGCATGAGACACACTACGTGATCGGAAGTTTCCAACAACTCCTCAAACACCTTTGCAAATTCTCCGACAGGAGGCTGAGAGGTAGTTGGAAGCTGCTTTTCTTTGGGCAAGCGCTGATAAAATTCTTCGGCACTGATTTCCGTTCCTTCACGGTATGCCTCACTCCCGAAAATAACAGACAAAGGCACAACTTTGATGTCATATTCCTCTGCCTGTGACTGTGTCAAGTTTGCAGTGCTGTCTGTAACAAAACTAATTTTCTGCATAATATCCCTCATTCTTTTGCTTTATCTGATGTACCGAGTCGGGGAAGCGTAAACCAAAAATCACTTCCTTCACCGCTTCGACTGTCTACGCCCACCTCGCCGCCGTGGGCTCCAATAATGTGTTTTACGATGGCCAGTCCGAGTCCTGTCCCGCCGGTGCTGCGGCTCCTGTCGCGGTTTACCCGGTAAAATCGCTCAAACACGCGCAACTGATTTTCAGGAGATATGCCAATACCTGTATCCTGTACGTGCACCCGTACATCCTCTGCCAGAGCCTCACACCAGAGTGTAACGCTTCCTCCTTCCGGGGTATAGTTAATCGCATTGGTGAGGAGATTTAGAAGCACCTGAAGCAATTTGTCTTCATCTGCCCAAACCGTCATTTTGGTGTCTTTTATGTTCAGTAAGATAGACCTCTTTGCCGCTGCTTGCCGCACTCTGGAAACCGCGCTGTCTACGACTTCACCCAACTGGACCTTGTCTGGCTGGACGGCTTGCTGCGTACCTTCAAGCCGAGATAATTCAAGGAGATCAGACACAAGGTTGCCCATTCGATAGGCCTCATCGTAGATTGTTTGAAGAAACGTCCGATGAACATCCGGATTGTCCACTTCATTTTCCAGCAATGTCTCGGCAAACCCGCGAATTGCGGCAACGGGAGTCTTGAGTTCGTGGGATACATTGGCAACAAACTCGGTTCGCATGCGCTCCAAACGATAAAACTCAGAGACATCATTGCAAATCACAAGAACATCGCTGGTCTGTGCACCAAAAAAAGCCGAACTTGGAGAATTCACGGGAATCAATTGGACATCCAGGATTTGTCCATCTTTTAGCTGAATCTCCTTATGTGCCCCTACACCGTTGAGACTGGTCTCATCAATATATGCGCCTAATTGATACTGGCGAAACACTGTCCAGTGCTCATGCCCGAGCCACTGTTCCTCAGGCCGCTTAAACATTCGCTCGGCTGCGGCATTCACCATCGTAATACGGCCCCTGTTGCTGACGTACACGACTCCAGTAGTCATGGCTCGCAAAATATGGCGGAGTACGTCCCGTTCATTGGACAGGTTCACGAACTGCTGTTCCAAGTTGCGCGCCATTTCGTTAAACGCGTCCATCAGGCTGTCGTAGTCTCGCGACCGAATTTTGTTGACCATCCGTGTCTCGAACTCTCCAGTTGCCAATTTGTTGAGGTTTTCCTTCAATTGTCTGCCCGC
Proteins encoded in this window:
- a CDS encoding DegV family protein, which codes for MQKISFVTDSTANLTQSQAEEYDIKVVPLSVIFGSEAYREGTEISAEEFYQRLPKEKQLPTTSQPPVGEFAKVFEELLETSDHVVCLMLSSKLSGTYQSAKTAAEMVSGNRITVVDSGIASYGIAGPLMDGVKLARSGGTVEEIVAMWEEELAGQRAFFVVDTLEYLHKGGRIGGAAAVFGALLQIKPILTVIDGRIDLFEKVRTHRRAMERVRQLLHNDAASGDPINLCVVHSGRLDEAKTFRSEITEKYPNVKTEISELGPVIGTHTGPGLIAIVYYPDRLINRQ
- a CDS encoding acyl-CoA thioesterase yields the protein MEGKSSAESRITKTSNVFPNDLNNNNTLFGGKLMSYIDDVASLSAIRHARSSVVTASMDSVDFLLPIRQEDSVCLEGVVTWTGKTSMEVFVKVVAENLYTGDRRIAATSFSTFVALDENGRPKTVPPVLPENDEEKSLYNTAPDRAKTRREKRRQSQELAGKLTTKKRWE
- a CDS encoding ComF family protein, giving the protein MTQRRTRRRTGLRRAVQWMTRRTVPPVRLYTVIFRLKRRWQQLLNVVYPDSRVACALCQRPIGEHQERRTEQRDSEEAERAHTLQGVCLFCLQDARMFSYQRWNGSLHIYNRHDEFAAVPIFCAATYEGIIRDTIRHWKYDGRVEFTGYLAYLIAAAVQESEIHAGTDWDVITCVPTSPDRLKKRGYHHVGLLAEELSKHFETPFKELLSRRFSASGTPDGVNAAAFTQSQTAKSARQRRQSLQGQFMLRDENKADALQSCHLPPSHTCEKWTGTEEGTLQFESSTRPLHGKNILIIDDVVTTGATLEACTKVLMDAGASRLLCIAIAHVQ
- the pnpS gene encoding two-component system histidine kinase PnpS, with the translated sequence MVAFIAAVVGLLAGLLIGWRVWGRARLDAGRQLKENLNKLATGEFETRMVNKIRSRDYDSLMDAFNEMARNLEQQFVNLSNERDVLRHILRAMTTGVVYVSNRGRITMVNAAAERMFKRPEEQWLGHEHWTVFRQYQLGAYIDETSLNGVGAHKEIQLKDGQILDVQLIPVNSPSSAFFGAQTSDVLVICNDVSEFYRLERMRTEFVANVSHELKTPVAAIRGFAETLLENEVDNPDVHRTFLQTIYDEAYRMGNLVSDLLELSRLEGTQQAVQPDKVQLGEVVDSAVSRVRQAAAKRSILLNIKDTKMTVWADEDKLLQVLLNLLTNAINYTPEGGSVTLWCEALAEDVRVHVQDTGIGISPENQLRVFERFYRVNRDRSRSTGGTGLGLAIVKHIIGAHGGEVGVDSRSGEGSDFWFTLPRLGTSDKAKE